GGCCATGATTCCGGCGCGGTCGTCTCGACATGCTCTCTCCTGTTTCCGGCATTTAAGCCAAAGTCAGGCAGAAATTCCACTTATACCGGCTGTACAGTTTTCCCGAGCCAGCTCTTGGGTCGGTGCGCAAGATTCCAATGACTTGTTCATTTCCGCAATTACGATCCTGGAAATTGAGCGCGGAATATTAACCATCCAGCGTCGCGACGCTGCCCAGGGCTCTCGCTTGCGGGGGTGGATGGATAGCCGTGTTCGCCCTGAATTCGCCGAGCGAGTTCTGCCAATCGATGACGCGATAGCGACGCGTTGTGCCCACTTACATATTCCAGACCGCCGCAACGAGGCTGATGCTTTGATCGCCGCTACCGCGCTGGTTCGCGGTTTAACTGTAGTCACGCGTAATGTTCAGGATTTCGATGATACCGGCGTGATCGTAGTCGACCCGTGGCAAGACTGAAATCGGGCGCGGGCACCCGCTAGCGATGTCCTTTTAGATTCCTCAGATCACCCCAAAACCTTTTTGGGATCGTATGGTCTGCGGTTCGAATCCGTTCAAGAGCAGCAGACGGCTGAATCGATTACAAGGAAAGCCGTTCTTTGCAGATTGCTTCAACGCGTGTCTGCAGAGCCTTCACGCGCTCGACCAGCCAGCCGAGCTCCTCGTTGCTTATTGTGTATTTCGAGGAATATCGCGCTTCCACATAGGCCCGCGACAGCAACTCGAAGCAGCGTCGTGAAAACCGGCTATCGCGCGGCCAGGCCTCGACCAGCCTGATATCGAGTCCTTCGGCCTGAGATCGAAGAACCTTCAGACGATGGGATTTGGGACTATAGAGCGTCAGCAGCGCGCAGTGGTAGGCACTCTCGGTCGCTTGGTGGAGCATGAAAACGCCGTGACGCCAAATGCCATTCGACAGGCCGTATTCAGCAAGTCTCAATGCTTCTTCAGACAACTGGCGCCATTGTTCGAAGTGGCTCTCCGCTTCGCGTCGCTGCTCCTCCGCCGTCAACGGCTTCGGCTGCGCCAGTGAATGGCCGGGCTCCTCGTAGAGGGCAATGCCGTCCCTGGCGATGTCGACGAAGAAGGGCCGGCCGCGGGAAAGCTGGTCGTTAACGTCCGCCAGCGTGTGGACGATCGGCACGACCGGTGTTTCGATGCGATGAGCGATCTGCTCCTTCAAGAGCCGCTCCTCGATGCCTTCCCAGAGTTCCTGCTCCTCGGCGAAGGTTTTGCTGTTGACGACGATCAACAGATCGTAGTCGGAGCGATAGCCGCTCAAGTGATCCTCGACCCAGTCGCCGCGGGCGTAAGATCCATAGAGGAGGACCATCAGAATCCTGCCGGCATTGCGCTTCGCCGACAGCTTGCTTGCCTGGAAGGCTTCGACCTCGGCAAACAGGATCTCAATGATGCGCGCTAGTTCGCGCCGCTTCCTGTCCGGCAGGTGCTCGATATGGTCGGTCAGGGTCAAAGCCGCATCAAAGCCTTCAGTCAGAATCGCATCCATCGTAGCGGTTCCATCATGATTGCACACCAAATCCTTTTACGGGATTCTTTCTATACACACAATCCAAGGATGTGATCATTGCACGATACATTCGTATCGCGCCCCTATTCGTATCCGGGCGCCATCTGGGAGGCGCGTCGCCCTCGACTGATGCAGTTGATGACGCTATTGACGAGGATAAAGCCACTGTGCCGCTGGCCAGCGTCACCTCCCTCGCTAAGTTCAAGGTTCCAATAACATGAAAAAGCCGCAACGAAACTTCGTTGTTTGAACCCAAATCCGGCCGTCGGCGGCAGACGTCGAAACCGGTCTCGATCTGGGGGCAATCTGGATCTCAAGGCGGTGTCGGCTGCGGTAAGCTCCGACGTTTCCGATGACGCCGGTCATCAGATCGTAGAGCTAGATAAGGCGATTTCTTCATCGCCGGTGTCAGCCAACAACGATGTTGGCACGAGAGGAGATTTATGGTCAACGAAACCAACGCGACTGTCAATACCGATTCCGTGATCACCGATCCTGTAACAGCGGCGGAGCCGAAGAAGCAGCGTGCACCGCGCGCCAAAAAGGCGACGCTCGAGACGGCAAGTGCCGATATCACGGTGGAGACCCAGTCGCCTCCTGCACCGGCAAAGCGGGGCAGGCCGGCGGGTGCTGCCAAAACCAAGCCGATCGTCGCAAAAGCCACACGTGGACCGAAGCTGGTTGGCAAAACGAGCGCTGCAAAGTCCACCCCCGCCGCGACAAATGCTCCCATTTCGGCTGCCGACGAGATGGCGGAACTCGTCCGGCTGGAGGAGGAAAACCAGATGCTGCGCAAGTCGCTTGCAGAAAAGCTTCGCCAGGAAAACGCCGATCTGCGCAAGCGCCTCGGTCTTGCCTGACGGTCTTGCCTGACTGGCCGCCTGCAAGCGCGTCGGCTAAGGCCGACCGTATTTAATCCCTGCTCCCATTGGCCATGAACATCGGCGGCGGTCCGTCCGCAACCGATGCAGTCCAAGGACTGTTCGATGGCAAGGAAAAAGCCGAGAGGTTGAGGAAAGATGGCGGCGTCCCCTTGGAAATTTCTGGTTGGACTGACGAGACGACATGGCAAGGACCATGAGAACGCGGCCGTCGAGGACACATCCGATAAGCCGGTAGCCGAAGAGACGCAGGAGCCGGCTCAGCTCCAGCCACCAGCCGCATCGGTGCCGCCCACCGACGGTGCGCAGGACGCCGCCAATCCGGTCGATGCGCATTCGAACGCCTCTGATGATGTTCGCAATATTGAGAGGCTCGTCGAAGGACCGGATGGTCCAGACGAACCCGCCTTGCGGCAGGTCGATGATCACGCCTCGACGACGGGCCTTGGCTTGCAACCTGCGCCTGTCGAGGTTTTGGCGACAACGAAACCGCGCAAGGCGCGCGTGTTTCGAAAGACAAATGCGTCGGCCGAAATCCGGCAGCTGCGCAGTCAGCTGGCGCAGAAGCTTCAACGTCAAAACGCCCAACTGCGAAAGATGCTGGAGCGATTTGACCGATAGAGAACAAGGATATGTCGCAAGCTCGCAAGGGGCGAGCGCCATTGCTCGCCTCTGCCTAGCTTTTTCGACCGCAGGCACCTCAAGGGCGGTATTGCCGTCTGTCAAAACCCCATGGCTCTGGCGACAATCCAGGTCGGAACCCCGGCCGTCACGGCTGATGCCAGCAATACCGAGACTATCTTGATCGCATAAGCCCGAGCATCATCCCGTGCGTATCTCATCGACCTAACCTCCCACCCCTGTTTTCGGATTGAACTACTG
The Rhizobium favelukesii DNA segment above includes these coding regions:
- a CDS encoding type II toxin-antitoxin system VapC family toxin: MIPARSSRHALSCFRHLSQSQAEIPLIPAVQFSRASSWVGAQDSNDLFISAITILEIERGILTIQRRDAAQGSRLRGWMDSRVRPEFAERVLPIDDAIATRCAHLHIPDRRNEADALIAATALVRGLTVVTRNVQDFDDTGVIVVDPWQD
- a CDS encoding HEPN domain-containing protein, coding for MDAILTEGFDAALTLTDHIEHLPDRKRRELARIIEILFAEVEAFQASKLSAKRNAGRILMVLLYGSYARGDWVEDHLSGYRSDYDLLIVVNSKTFAEEQELWEGIEERLLKEQIAHRIETPVVPIVHTLADVNDQLSRGRPFFVDIARDGIALYEEPGHSLAQPKPLTAEEQRREAESHFEQWRQLSEEALRLAEYGLSNGIWRHGVFMLHQATESAYHCALLTLYSPKSHRLKVLRSQAEGLDIRLVEAWPRDSRFSRRCFELLSRAYVEARYSSKYTISNEELGWLVERVKALQTRVEAICKERLSL